TTAATATATCAAAAATTAAGACTTATTACCTAACATTAAAAAATCACTTACTATAACTTCGGTTACATATCTTTTTTCACCTGTAGCATTTTCATAAGAGCGTGAGGTTAATCTTCCTTCAATCATCACTTCTTTTCCTTTAGTGAAATATTTTTCAATAATTTCTGCAGTTCTATTCCAAGCTATTAAATTATGCCACTGTGTATCAACTATTTTTTCGCCTGCCGAATTTTTATAAGATTCATTAGTTGCTATTGAAAATTTAGCTAATTTTTTACCACTTTCTAAAGTAATAATTTCAGGGTCATTACCTAAGTTTCCTATTAATTGCACTTTATTTTTTAACTTATTCATTATCTTTTATATTTATCTTTAAATTAAAAATTATAACTCAAATTAATTAATACTGCAAAGATGAAGTACATTACAAATTACAAACGGTTAGTAATCATTTGTTTTCGTTTGTAAATGAATGTAAATGTTTAATTATTTTTAATACTTTTGTTATCAGTGGATTATAATATATTCTGATAAAAAACTTATGAGTGATAAAAAATGTTTAGAATGTAACGAAAAAGTAATTGGAAGAATTGATAAAAAATTTTGTTCTGATTATTGCCGAAATACGTATAATAATAAAGTAAATAAAGAGAGTAAAAATTTAATCAGAAATACAAATAATCGACTACGTAAAAATCATAAAATACTTACCGATTTAAACATATCAGGAAAAACAAAAGTTAGCAGACGTAAACTATTTGATAAAGGGTTTGATTTTAAATTTATCACTTCATTATACACCACCAAAACAGGAAATACCTACTACTATGTATATGACCAAGGGTATTTAGTTTTAGATACTGAACTTTACTTATTAGTAAAACAAGATTAAACTAAAAAAAGCCTTTAATTATTAATAATTAAAGGCTTTTTTTATAGTATTTTTTAATTTTTAGTCTATATGAGATACACGTAAGGTATTCACCATACCTTTTGCTTGTACAGGCATTGATGATAGATTAATCATAAAATCACCTGCTTTTACAAAACCTTTTTCTTTTGCTATTTCATTAATATCTTCAAGCGTATCGTCAGTACTTAAATCTCTATCATAATAAAAGGCTCTAACTCCCCATAAAAGATTTAATTTACCAAGTATTCTTTTTTCAGATGAAAAAGCTAATACATGTGATTTTGGTCGCCATGCAGAAACTTGAAAAGCCGTATAACCACTATTTGTTAAAGTTGTAATAGCAGAAGCTTTCATATCATCAGCCATTAAAGCAGCGTGATGGCATACTGATTTTGTTATAAATCTATTAGTACGAATATGCGGAGCTTCTTGTGGAACTTTTATTAAGCTAGAATACTCAACACTTTCAATAATTTCAGTCATCTTTTTGATAACTTTTAAAGGATGTTTACCTACTGATGTTTCACCAGAAAGCATTACTGCATCTGCCCCATCCATAATTGAATTTGCTACATCGTTTACCTCAGCTCTTGTTGGAACAGCGTTTTCAATCATTGTTTCCATCATTTGCGTAGCAATAATTACAGGAATTCTTGCTTGCTTAGCTCTTCTAACTAACATTTTTTGAATTAAAGGAACGTCTTGCATAGGTACTTCTACACCTAAATCTCCACGAGCAACCATTAATCCATCGCAATATGGAATTAAAGCATCAATATTTTCAACAGCTTCAGGTTTTTCAATTTTAGCAATTACAGGAACTCTATATCTTGATTTCTGCTTAATTAAATCACGTAAAATACGTAAATCTTCAGGAGTTCTTACAAAAGATAATGCAACCCAATCAACTTCTTGTTCTAAAGCAAAAGTTACATCACGCTTATCTTTTTCAGTTAATGCAGGTAAAGAAATGTTTGTATTTGGTAAATTAACCCCTTTTTTTGATTTTAAAGCACCACCAACAATTACTTTGGTAACTACTTCTGTATTTTTATCTGTAGAAATAACTTCAAATAATAATTTACCATCATCAACTAATATTTGCTCTCCTACTTTTACATCCTGAGGAAAACGTTGATAAGTCATAAAGGCTTTTTCATTTGTTCCTTTACATTCTTCAGTAGTAAAAGTAAAAGTATTACCTTCTTTTACCTCT
The Tenacibaculum pacificus DNA segment above includes these coding regions:
- a CDS encoding single-stranded DNA-binding protein produces the protein MNKLKNKVQLIGNLGNDPEIITLESGKKLAKFSIATNESYKNSAGEKIVDTQWHNLIAWNRTAEIIEKYFTKGKEVMIEGRLTSRSYENATGEKRYVTEVIVSDFLMLGNKS
- the pyk gene encoding pyruvate kinase, which encodes MPHNKKTKIVATLGPAINTKEILTEMATAGVNVFRVNFSHADYDNVKERIRDIREINEEKGYNLAILADLQGPKLRVGVMNDDVEVKEGNTFTFTTEECKGTNEKAFMTYQRFPQDVKVGEQILVDDGKLLFEVISTDKNTEVVTKVIVGGALKSKKGVNLPNTNISLPALTEKDKRDVTFALEQEVDWVALSFVRTPEDLRILRDLIKQKSRYRVPVIAKIEKPEAVENIDALIPYCDGLMVARGDLGVEVPMQDVPLIQKMLVRRAKQARIPVIIATQMMETMIENAVPTRAEVNDVANSIMDGADAVMLSGETSVGKHPLKVIKKMTEIIESVEYSSLIKVPQEAPHIRTNRFITKSVCHHAALMADDMKASAITTLTNSGYTAFQVSAWRPKSHVLAFSSEKRILGKLNLLWGVRAFYYDRDLSTDDTLEDINEIAKEKGFVKAGDFMINLSSMPVQAKGMVNTLRVSHID